A section of the Apodemus sylvaticus chromosome 10, mApoSyl1.1, whole genome shotgun sequence genome encodes:
- the LOC127693879 gene encoding eotaxin, which yields MQISTALLFLLLTVTSFTSQGLAHPGSIPTSCCFIMTSKKIPNTLLKSYKRITNSRCTLKAIVFKTKLGKEICADPKKKWVQDATKHLDQKLQTPKP from the exons atgcaGATCTCCACAGCACTTCTATTTCTGCTGCTCACGGTTACTTCCTTCACCTCCCAGGGGCTGGCTCACCCAG GCTCCATCCCAACTTCCTGCTGCTTTATCATGACCAGTAAGAAGATCCCCAACACACTCCTGAAGAGCTACAAAAGAATCACCAACAGCAGATGTACCCTGAAAGCCATAGT CTTCAAGACAAAGTTGGGCAAAGAGATCTGTGCTGACCCCAAAAAGAAGTGGGTCCAGGATGCCACAAAGCACCTGGACCAAAAACTCCAAACTCCAAAGCCATAA